Part of the Streptomyces sp. NBC_01460 genome, CCTGGCCCAGCGGGGTTTGGGGCCGACCAGCCGTACGCCGGTGCGCGCCGAGTTGAAGTGGACCTTCCAGTCGGCCGCGTAGAAGTCGTGGATGTCCTCCTCGGTGAAGAACTCCGGTGCGGCGTGCGGCCCTTCGACCGCGGCGATCTCCCACGTCGCGCCGAGAACGGGCCGGTCCCCGTGCGGGACGGGGCGGGCGGACCCGCGTGCCTCGCCCCCGTGCAGCACGTCGCCGGTGCGCAGCGCCCGGCCGCCGTGTCCGCCGAACCTGCCGAGGGTGAAGGTCGAGGCGCTGCCCAGGAACGCCGGCACGTCGAGGCCGCCCGCGAACAGGACGTAGGTCCGCAGCCCGTACCCGGCCGGCTTGCCCACGGCGAGCGCCGCCCCGGCCGGGACGGTGACGGGCTCCCACTGTGACACCGCCGCCCCGTCCACGGTCACCGGCGCGGCCGCGCCGGTCACGCACACCGTGGTGGGGTGGGTGAACCGGAGCGTCGGGCCCCGCAGGGTGCATTCGAGTCCCGGCGCGCCCTCGTCGTTGCCCAGGGCGCGGTTGCCGAGCCGGAAGGACAGGTCGTCCATCGGACCGGACGGCGGCACACCGACCTGCCAGTGGCCCAGGCGTCCCGGCCAGTCCTGCACGGTGGTGAGCGTGCCGCCGGCCGTGACCTCGATGCGCGGGGTGGGGTCGGTGACGCCGGCGAGGGTGGCGGTGGTGTGGGTGGCCTCGCGGACGGCGGGGGTGCGCAGGGCGGCGCGCACCAGCCCGAGGTTCGTCTCGATGCCGTCCACGCGGGTCGCGGCGAGGGCCTCGTCGAGCCGGGCCAGCGCCTCGGCGCGGTCGGCGCCGTGGGCGATGATCTTCGCGAGCATGGGGTCGTACGAGGTGGTGACCTCGGTCCCGGTCTCCACCCAGGCGTCGACGCGGACCCCGGGGCCCTCGGGGAAGCGGACCCGGGTGAGGAGCCCGGCGCTCGGCCGGTGGTCGCGGGAGGGGTCCTCGGCGTAGACGCGCGCCTCGACGGCGTGCCCGGCGGCCGGGGCCGGGTCCTGGACGACCCCGGTCTCACCCCTGGCCAGGCGCAGCATCCACTCGACGAGGTCGACGCCGTAGACCTCCTCGGTGACGGGGTGCTCGACCTGGAGCCGGGTGTTGACCTCCAGGAAGTACGCCTCCTCACGAGCGGCGTCGTAGACGAACTCCACGGTCCCGGCGGAGCGGTAGCCGACGCTCGCGCACAGTTCGCGCGCGTCGGCGGCGAGCCTGGCGCGTACGGCGGCCGGCAGGCCCGGAGCGGGAGCCTCCTCCAGGACCTTCTGGTTACGGCGCTGGAGGGAGCAGTCGCGGTCGCCGAAGGTGACCACACGGCCGGCACCGTCACCGAAGACCTGTACCTCGACATGGCGGGCGCTCTCGACGAGGCGTTCCAGGAAGACGCCTGCGGAGGAGAAGGAGGCCGCCGCCACCCGCTGCACACGCTCCCAGGCGTCGGCGAGCGAGGCCGGATCGTGGCAGGCGCTCATGCCGATGCCGCCTCCGCCGCCGGTCGCCTTGAGCATGACGGGGTAGCCGATGCGGCCGGCGGCGGCGCGTGCCTCGTCGAGGTCCGCGAGCAGGCCGGTGCCGGGTGCGAGCGGGACCCCGGCCGCCTCGGCCGCCGCGCGGGCGGTGTGCTTCGCGCCGAAGAGCTCCAGCTGTCCGGCGGTCGGCCCGACGAACATGATCCCGGCGTCCGCGCAGCGGCGGGCGAAGTCCGCGTCCTCGGACAGGAAGCCGTAGCCGGGGTGGACGGCGCCGGCGCCGGTGTCCTTCGCGGCCCTGAGGACGAGATCGGCGTCGAGGTACGACTCCTTGGCGGGAGCGGGTCCGAGACGCACCGCCTCGTCCGCGAGCCGCACGTGCGGGGCCGAACGGTCCGGGTCGGAGAAGACGGCGACCGTACGCAGGCCCAGCCGCCTCGCCGTACGGATGATCCGGCAGGCGATCTCGCCCCGGTTGGCGACGAGCAGGGTGTCGAAGGCGGCGGGGGCGCCGGAGGCCGGGAGGTCGTAGGAGGCGGCGGGGGTGCCCGGGGCCGGGCGGTCGTCGAAGGTCATGCGGGCACTCCCACGGTCATCCGTACGGCGGTCGGTTCGAAGCCGTTGCAGGGGTTGTTGATCTGCGGGCAGTTGGACACCAGGACCAGCACGTCGGTCTCGGCCCGCAGCACGACCCGCAGGCCGGGGGCGGAGATGCCGTCCACGATGCCGAGTGTGCCGTCCTTCTCGACCGGCACGTTCATGTACCAGTTGATGTTGGAGACCAGATCGCGTGCGCCCAGGCCGTGCTTGGCACCCTCGGCGAGGAAGTTGTCCACGCAGGCGTGCTGGGCGTAGGTGTGGTGCCCGTAGCGCAGGGTGTTGGACTCCTTGGAGCAGGCTCCGCCGACCGTGTCGTGACGGCCGCAGGTGTCCTCCACGACGGTCATCAGCGGAGTGTGCTCGTTGGACAGGAGCACGCTGCCGGTGGTCAGGAAGAGCGAGCCCCGCGCGTGCACGGTGTCGGGCGCGCTGTACCTGACGGCGGTGTCGTGGGCGTCGTACACGAGGAAGTCGACGGCCTGGTTGCCGTGCAGGTCGGTGATCGTCAGGTGCTCGCCGGCACGGATCCCGGCCGACCAGGACCCGCGGGCGGGGACGGTGGCGGTCCTGTCGGACGCGGTTCGGGTGCGGCTCATGCGATCCCCCGGGAGGCAAGGAAGTCGGCGGTGTTGGCGTAGGCGCGGCGGCCCTCGGGAGTGGCGTCCCACAGCGGGTCGCCGGGCCGGGTGGGCGTGGCCCGCCAGGCGAGGACCTCCAGAGGGGTGGAGACGTACTCCGGGCGCGGGTCCAGCGGGTGCGGGACGTTCGCGATCAGGACGGTCAGGTCCTGCTCGGCACGCAGGGTGAGCGAGGTGCCGGGGCCGCCCGAGCCGGTGAAGTCCGCAGTGCCGTCCTCGCGGACCTCGACCCCCTGGAAGAAGGAGAGCGAGGGGGGCAGGTCGCGGGGCTCCAGGCCGTTCTTGAGTGCGGCGAGCTTGAACAGCTCGCGGCCCGCCGGGGAGGCGGACTCCGGCTCACCGGCTCCGTACC contains:
- the uca gene encoding urea carboxylase; translated protein: MTFDDRPAPGTPAASYDLPASGAPAAFDTLLVANRGEIACRIIRTARRLGLRTVAVFSDPDRSAPHVRLADEAVRLGPAPAKESYLDADLVLRAAKDTGAGAVHPGYGFLSEDADFARRCADAGIMFVGPTAGQLELFGAKHTARAAAEAAGVPLAPGTGLLADLDEARAAAGRIGYPVMLKATGGGGGIGMSACHDPASLADAWERVQRVAAASFSSAGVFLERLVESARHVEVQVFGDGAGRVVTFGDRDCSLQRRNQKVLEEAPAPGLPAAVRARLAADARELCASVGYRSAGTVEFVYDAAREEAYFLEVNTRLQVEHPVTEEVYGVDLVEWMLRLARGETGVVQDPAPAAGHAVEARVYAEDPSRDHRPSAGLLTRVRFPEGPGVRVDAWVETGTEVTTSYDPMLAKIIAHGADRAEALARLDEALAATRVDGIETNLGLVRAALRTPAVREATHTTATLAGVTDPTPRIEVTAGGTLTTVQDWPGRLGHWQVGVPPSGPMDDLSFRLGNRALGNDEGAPGLECTLRGPTLRFTHPTTVCVTGAAAPVTVDGAAVSQWEPVTVPAGAALAVGKPAGYGLRTYVLFAGGLDVPAFLGSASTFTLGRFGGHGGRALRTGDVLHGGEARGSARPVPHGDRPVLGATWEIAAVEGPHAAPEFFTEEDIHDFYAADWKVHFNSARTGVRLVGPKPRWARTDGGEAGLHPSNIHDTPYSVGAVDYTGDMPVLLGPDGPSLGGFVCPATIVRGQRWKLGQVRPGDTVRFVPVTVEAAALLRAAPAVAPVADRAPIVDGGILARDGDVTYRRSGDDNLLVEFGPMQLDLALRMRVHALAEALGEGGPHGITDLTPGIRSLQIQVAPDILPLSELLPVVRASQAVIPPTGELTVPSRTVHLPLSWDDPATREAIARYIAGVRDDAPWCPWNIEFIRRVNGLDTPDDVYRTVFDAEYLVMGLGDVYLGAPVATPLDPRHRLVTTKYNPARTWTAENSVGIGGAYLCVYGMEGPGGYQFVGRTTQVWARWQETPWLLRFFDRITWYPVEADELLELRADMAAGRWSPRIEEGTFALADHERFLADNAESIAAFRARQATAFGAERDAWEASGEFARAASVAEPAVAQEIELPEGSRLVEAEFAASVWQLSVAEGDRVTAGQLLIALEAMKMESPVHAPASGTVTRILTRPGAQVEAGTPLLVLAP
- a CDS encoding urea amidolyase associated protein UAAP2; translation: MSRTRTASDRTATVPARGSWSAGIRAGEHLTITDLHGNQAVDFLVYDAHDTAVRYSAPDTVHARGSLFLTTGSVLLSNEHTPLMTVVEDTCGRHDTVGGACSKESNTLRYGHHTYAQHACVDNFLAEGAKHGLGARDLVSNINWYMNVPVEKDGTLGIVDGISAPGLRVVLRAETDVLVLVSNCPQINNPCNGFEPTAVRMTVGVPA